One Kitasatospora sp. MAP12-44 DNA segment encodes these proteins:
- a CDS encoding TIGR02234 family membrane protein: MTEIPPPRTSPAPAPAAAAASSRRSLALMLLLTVLGAVLVLTAVGRTWAQGRVSGQLAVSATGSEISGLPGALALVGLASAVAVFAVRGAGRIAVGALVALAGLGAAVSAALGAGDTTTVDATAATKLGLLGTTADHVTHSGWPWVALVGALLLAGAGLLTALRGRAWPTMGTRYDAPAAAKPRRPAAGAADTPADFWKALDRGEDPTAS; this comes from the coding sequence GTGACCGAGATCCCGCCGCCCCGTACCTCGCCCGCCCCAGCCCCCGCAGCCGCTGCCGCCTCCTCGCGGCGCAGTCTCGCGCTGATGCTGCTGCTGACCGTGCTGGGCGCCGTGCTGGTGCTGACGGCGGTCGGGCGGACCTGGGCGCAGGGACGGGTCAGCGGGCAGCTGGCGGTGAGTGCGACCGGGAGTGAGATCTCCGGGCTGCCCGGGGCGCTGGCGCTGGTCGGGCTGGCCTCGGCGGTGGCCGTCTTCGCGGTGCGCGGGGCCGGCCGGATCGCGGTGGGCGCGCTGGTGGCGCTGGCGGGCCTGGGCGCCGCGGTCTCGGCCGCGCTGGGTGCCGGTGACACCACCACCGTCGACGCCACCGCGGCCACCAAGCTCGGCCTGCTGGGCACCACGGCCGATCACGTCACGCACTCCGGCTGGCCCTGGGTCGCCCTGGTCGGCGCCCTGCTGCTGGCCGGCGCGGGCCTGCTCACCGCGCTGCGCGGCCGGGCCTGGCCCACCATGGGCACCCGCTACGACGCCCCCGCCGCCGCGAAGCCCCGCCGCCCGGCCGCCGGCGCCGCGGACACGCCCGCGGACTTCTGGAAGGCCCTGGACCGCGGCGAGGACCCCACCGCGAGCTGA